One Ignavibacteria bacterium genomic window carries:
- the rplL gene encoding 50S ribosomal protein L7/L12, whose translation MTEKVASLVEQIKGLTLTEAAELKKALEEEFGVTAAAPVVMAGAPAAGGPAAPAQEEKTEFNVVLTDAGAQKINVIKVVRAHTGLGLKEAKDLVDSAPKTIKEGVSKEEAEKIKKEIEEAGGKVEIK comes from the coding sequence ATGACAGAGAAAGTAGCAAGTTTAGTAGAGCAAATTAAAGGATTGACTTTAACAGAAGCTGCCGAATTAAAGAAAGCATTAGAAGAAGAATTTGGTGTAACCGCTGCTGCCCCAGTTGTAATGGCAGGAGCTCCAGCAGCAGGTGGACCCGCAGCACCAGCTCAAGAAGAGAAAACTGAATTTAATGTTGTATTAACTGATGCAGGTGCACAAAAAATTAATGTTATAAAAGTTGTCCGTGCTCATACAGGTTTAGGTTTGAAAGAAGCAAAAGATCTTGTTGATTCAGCTCCAAAAACAATCAAAGAAGGTGTTAGTAAAGAAGAAGCTGAAAAAATTAAGAAAGAAATTGAAGAAGCTGGCGGTAAAGTCGAGATTAAATAA